A DNA window from Kitasatospora atroaurantiaca contains the following coding sequences:
- a CDS encoding DNA-binding response regulator, whose product MVREALAALLGLEGDIDVVAQVSRGDEVADAAVEHEVEVAVLDIEMPGLTGIEAAAELRRRRPTTKIVIATTFGRPGYLRRAMEAGADAFLVKDAPASELAEAIRQVLRGERVIDPTLAAAALADGANPLTVRERDVLAAAADGSVNAEIARRLHLSEGTVRNYLSMAIQKTSARNRTEAVRVAKEKGWL is encoded by the coding sequence ATGGTCCGGGAGGCGCTTGCCGCGCTGCTCGGGCTGGAAGGCGACATCGACGTGGTCGCGCAGGTCTCGCGCGGGGACGAGGTCGCCGACGCGGCCGTCGAGCACGAGGTCGAAGTGGCCGTGCTCGACATCGAGATGCCCGGCCTGACGGGCATCGAGGCGGCCGCCGAGCTGCGCAGGCGACGGCCCACGACGAAGATCGTGATCGCCACCACCTTCGGCCGCCCCGGCTATCTGCGCCGGGCGATGGAGGCCGGGGCGGACGCCTTCCTGGTCAAGGACGCCCCGGCCTCCGAACTCGCCGAGGCGATCCGCCAGGTGCTGCGCGGGGAGCGGGTGATCGACCCGACCCTGGCCGCCGCGGCCCTGGCGGACGGGGCCAACCCGCTGACCGTCCGGGAGCGGGACGTGCTCGCGGCGGCGGCCGACGGCTCGGTCAACGCCGAGATCGCCAGGCGGCTGCACCTCTCGGAGGGGACGGTGCGCAACTACCTCTCGATGGCGATCCAGAAGACCTCCGCCAGGAACCGCACCGAGGCCGTACGGGTCGCCAAGGAGAAGGGCTGGCTCTAG
- a CDS encoding transglutaminase-like domain-containing protein — translation MTEQSRSRFRTEARAEHPDPVLLCVLAAAEHTLGVPLTGEDAEEPPTLEALVAACQAALDRHAAAVRLAVAERAPANPEETAALLAAVLGGRERFHGRPADYRRLESSLLPDVLRRRRGLPIMLSLVWEAVAARAGLTVHGVALPGHFIVAVGGPTGGNEYVLADPYHGGRLLDLDDAAQLVTATGHHFSPELLTPAQPLEIVLRVLGNIRSWAADRPEQARTQLWATELSLLLPRHPAQLRLERAELLVRTGDFLRGAAEMEAYAEILDAFDREAAARVRHDARAARHRLN, via the coding sequence GTGACCGAGCAGAGCAGATCACGTTTCCGTACCGAGGCCAGGGCCGAGCACCCCGACCCGGTGCTGCTCTGTGTGCTCGCGGCCGCCGAGCACACCCTGGGCGTGCCCCTGACCGGCGAGGACGCGGAGGAGCCGCCCACCCTGGAGGCCCTGGTGGCGGCCTGCCAGGCGGCGCTGGACCGGCATGCGGCCGCCGTCCGGCTGGCGGTGGCCGAGCGGGCCCCGGCCAACCCGGAGGAGACGGCCGCCCTGCTCGCCGCCGTGCTCGGCGGGCGGGAGCGCTTCCACGGGCGACCCGCGGACTACCGCAGGCTGGAGTCCTCGCTGCTGCCGGACGTGCTGCGGCGCCGGCGCGGGCTGCCGATCATGCTCTCGCTGGTCTGGGAGGCGGTCGCCGCCAGAGCGGGGCTGACCGTCCACGGCGTGGCCCTGCCGGGGCACTTCATCGTCGCGGTCGGCGGCCCCACCGGCGGGAACGAGTACGTGCTCGCCGACCCGTACCACGGCGGCCGACTGCTCGACCTGGACGACGCGGCCCAGCTGGTGACCGCCACCGGCCACCACTTCTCCCCCGAACTCCTCACCCCGGCCCAGCCGTTGGAGATCGTTCTACGGGTGCTCGGCAACATCCGCAGCTGGGCGGCCGACCGCCCCGAGCAGGCCCGGACCCAGCTCTGGGCCACCGAGCTCTCCCTGCTGCTGCCCCGCCACCCGGCCCAACTGCGCCTGGAGCGGGCCGAACTGCTGGTCCGCACCGGGGACTTCCTGCGCGGGGCAGCCGAGATGGAGGCGTACGCGGAGATCCTGGACGCCTTCGACCGCGAGGCCGCGGCCCGGGTCCGCCACGACGCGAGGGCCGCAAGGCATCGCCTCAACTGA
- a CDS encoding GNAT family N-acetyltransferase codes for MTAGAPVGSRPEVRIDRSDVGRRVSVRRITEITDGRPVFRDVIGVLVSWDDHGLTVVPRSLEPVSFPEKLLVAGKTVPLFPARPAPMPGTTPAELQRIAARGWPAVEQEPLGEWTLRASSGFTRRANSVQALGDPGRPLPEALAAVRDWYAARGLPAYVEVIRPGSPEDLTAELDRLGAGFAPTLVRTAPLAPLARLGSGHELVRLSRTADASWMSAYRRVGDDPELERAAARVLHGGPSVWFATVPAPEAGPPLAIGRCVIDGRWACFGAIEVVPYARRTGLATTVMAVLAARAAEEGATGAYLQVEAGNTGAIALYDGLGFTTSHTYHYARLPQR; via the coding sequence ATGACGGCTGGAGCCCCCGTCGGCAGCCGCCCCGAGGTGCGGATAGACCGCTCTGACGTGGGAAGACGGGTGTCGGTACGGCGGATCACGGAGATCACGGACGGCCGTCCCGTGTTCCGCGATGTGATCGGCGTGCTCGTATCCTGGGACGATCATGGCCTGACCGTGGTGCCCCGCAGTCTCGAACCGGTCTCGTTCCCCGAGAAGCTGCTGGTCGCGGGCAAGACCGTGCCGCTCTTCCCGGCCCGTCCCGCGCCGATGCCCGGGACCACGCCGGCCGAGCTCCAGCGGATCGCCGCCCGCGGGTGGCCGGCCGTCGAACAGGAGCCGCTCGGCGAGTGGACGCTGCGCGCCTCGTCCGGCTTCACCCGCCGGGCCAACTCCGTCCAGGCCCTCGGCGACCCCGGCCGGCCGCTGCCCGAGGCGCTCGCAGCCGTCCGGGACTGGTACGCCGCCCGCGGTCTGCCCGCCTACGTCGAGGTGATCCGGCCGGGCTCTCCCGAGGACCTCACCGCCGAACTCGACAGGCTCGGCGCCGGTTTCGCCCCCACCCTCGTCCGGACCGCCCCGCTGGCACCGCTGGCCAGGCTCGGCTCCGGGCACGAGCTGGTCCGGCTCTCCCGTACCGCCGACGCGTCCTGGATGTCCGCCTACCGCCGGGTCGGCGACGACCCCGAGCTCGAGCGCGCCGCCGCCCGGGTGCTGCACGGCGGGCCCTCCGTCTGGTTCGCCACCGTGCCCGCACCGGAGGCCGGCCCGCCCCTCGCCATCGGCCGCTGCGTGATCGACGGCCGCTGGGCCTGCTTCGGCGCCATCGAGGTAGTCCCGTACGCGCGCCGCACCGGGCTGGCCACCACCGTGATGGCCGTCCTCGCCGCCCGAGCCGCCGAGGAGGGCGCCACCGGCGCGTACCTGCAGGTCGAGGCCGGGAACACCGGCGCGATCGCCCTCTATGACGGACTCGGCTTCACGACCAGTCACACTTACCACTACGCCCGCCTTCCCCAGCGGTAG
- the fdxA gene encoding ferredoxin, with amino-acid sequence MTYVIAQPCVDVKDKACIEECPVDCIYEGERSLYIHPDECVDCGACEPVCPVEAIFYEDDTPEEWKDYYKANVEFFDDLGSPGGASKLGLIEKDHPFIAALPPQNADH; translated from the coding sequence GTGACCTACGTCATCGCGCAGCCTTGTGTCGACGTCAAGGACAAGGCGTGCATCGAAGAGTGCCCGGTTGACTGCATCTACGAGGGCGAGCGTTCCCTCTACATCCACCCGGATGAGTGTGTCGACTGTGGCGCGTGCGAGCCGGTCTGCCCGGTCGAGGCGATCTTCTACGAGGACGACACTCCGGAGGAGTGGAAGGACTACTACAAGGCGAACGTCGAGTTCTTCGACGACCTCGGTTCGCCCGGTGGTGCCTCGAAGCTCGGCCTGATCGAGAAGGACCACCCGTTCATCGCGGCCCTCCCGCCGCAGAACGCCGACCACTGA